The following is a genomic window from Nicotiana tabacum cultivar K326 chromosome 3, ASM71507v2, whole genome shotgun sequence.
TTTTCAAGTTAAAATTCTCCCATTTTAAAGTAATCTGGTCATACttaattttcttttgttataATCTTTTTGAAGTGGCTTCTTCATTTAAGTTTAAAATATATATACGAccttttatttttcaagtttcaactttTCCAAACCCTATTTGGGCAGTGGAAAGAGAAGAAGCAAGAAGTACTTTATATAAAGAATGAGGCTTTAGTTAATTAATGAACTACCTTATATTGCAAGGGAAAAACTTTGCTAAAAAGAGTATATATAGGGAGACAACAATCATCAAAATGTACCTGGAGGGGAACTTTTTTGACCACTTCTTTTGCTCAGATTTTCAAGTTAATTTTTTTGACTTAGTCCCCAAAAATTAATCGAAAAGACATGTAATTAAACTACATGATCCATTaccattttcttctatttgtgggggcgtTCGACGGGAAACAAAGTGCTACGTTTGTTAGTTGAAAACCGTTTCATATGTGTCAACAGTGAAAAGTATTTTAGTAGTCTATGTTTATGGTCCCACACATAATCCAAGAAATTTTGACTATTAAATAAGGATTAGCAACTGTTCTTTTTTCCTGAAatttatctatttatttatttattgtgaaGGATTTGAAAGTCATCTTATTCATTCAATATGTGATTATGGTCACTATCATAATATGTATACTTATAGAACTTAACTTCTCAAGGTGGACACGTGAAGCTTTTCCTGTCGGCATTTCTCATAAAATTTCTTGGGTTGTTAATTGGTCTCCTATTTTAACTATTAAAGGCCAAAATAATCAACTAACCTCAAGAAAGCAACacatttccttcttctttcgcCCACAAAAAGAGATTTTTAGATATTAGAAAATCTCCTCTCAGACATAATTAAAGACTCCTCTGGGTTGACCTCAGAAAAGGGTGAcgacttctctttttcttttttcttttcatcctTTTTGACTAACACGCCCATTAGTTGTTATTCTCAGAAAATTTTATGACACAAAATTGATGTCAATATGACATACTCTTGCACCTCTTAGGTCCTCATGGTACAACCCAGGCCCATTAATTAGCCTGCCAGTCTTATTAGTAAGCCTATAAGTATTCTACCTCCAATAATGTTTAAGAAGTATTAACCAAATATTCGCCCATCTAACcacttaaatttaaaattatatatatatctcGGTTAGGTAAATCGTTAAATTCACCATTGAGCCGGCCTGGTGTTATGTAATTTTATGGTCTAAATTGCGGAAATGATATCAGGTAGCCACTTTTAAGCATGTTGTTTCAAATATATCCACAGtttacaatatatttaaagacTAACCATTTcgctcaaacttcaggacatGGCGTCCTAGAGTTTAAACGTCAGCGTTCAAACTTCAAGACATCATGTCCTAAAGTTCAAAAATTGTATCCAGAAGTTCGAATCTTATgttctgaattttaaattagaagTTCAGAAATTGATGACACTTAttcctgaatttcaaattagcagctcaaaaattcaTGACACTGAGTCCTGAATTTCCAAATTCAGAATGCTTAGTGCTGAAGTTTGGGTAAattgactaatctttaaatacattataaattgtggatatattttaaatagcgggCTTGAAAGTGGCTATTGCTGCACTTCGCCCACATTTCTAGTGAAATTCGGATTGAGTTAATCAACGTAAAGTCAAATGCAGGAATTGCCAGAGCACAAGAGAGGAGATGCAGTGAGTAGCATGGTGTATGAAGCAAATGCTAGAGTTAGAGATCCAGTATACGGATGTGTTGGAGCCATTTCATCTCTTCAACAACAGATCGATATGCTTCGGACCCAACTAGCTATGGCCCAAGCTGAGGTGGTCCATTTAAGGCTAAGACAATCTGCAGGCATTACCAATAGCCCAACAAATAGTGGGTCTCCCTCTTCCCACATAATGGGCTCTCATCAGCCCAAAGGATATTTCCATATGGATTTGGATGTAGACCAGTCCAACAATGGCTTCAATGATCCCATGTGGCCATGTTAGATGACTTTTGCCTATTTTAAGTTCAAAGTTTCGTGTCCTTTTGCCTCtatataatttttttcttatGAGAGCAAAGGTGATGATTAGATACTGCTAATGAGTGTGTTAGAGTGAAATCAAACCCTTCTAAGGGTGTATTAGAAAAGATTATTATCTTTAtgcttgtgtatatatgtaagcattatgaaaattttcttgaagatTTGGGCTTTTGGCCCAAATTTGTTGGATGAAAATACCCTATATATGTTGATTTTGTCTTCCAGTCTTAATCTTGTGGTGAAACCATCTTTAAACTCCATCATTAATTAACAGAAGATCATCGAACTTGTAGTCTAATTGCATaagaatcatcaaaataatatttataacaaaaagGAATCACTAAACTATGATTAATTATCCTAGAATATCAACTTGGCCAAAAAATGATTTGCTGGAATAACTTCTTTAAAATCTAGGATTAATTACACAGAAGATAATCGACCTTATAGTACAAATTGCaggaaaatcatcaactaataTCTGTAACATAAAAATTCACTCAACTACCATTAAATATCATAAAATATCAATTTGGCCAAGAATGGATCAAGATTTCGGGCAGTCAAGCAGGACTGACAGACTTGTGAAAAAGGGGTGCATGTCACCTTAAGCAAATACTACAACAGAATGAGAGAGGAAAGTAAAATGCTTTACAAGGCATGATACAAGTACACATGGTACGCGCGCTTTTGGTGCTTGGGGCGTCGTAGCCCAAAAGAGAAATCCGCTTTTGGTGCTTGATGCTAAATCTACGAGCGCTCAAGTGAGTTCCTTGTATTGTATAGGTTTATTTTTCACATGACATCGGGAGTTtatatgaaaaaagaaaaggtgaATTATACTGCTAAATAACTACAGCTTCAGTAAGAATTGGAAGGAACAAATGTGTTTTGTTCGGTAAGTTACTTATCGAGCGATGCCCTTTAAATACTATGTATGTATGCATGCATGCGAATTGAGTTGTATATGTCCATACATGCCTTTTAAGTTGAAGTACTAGGCTTGGAGATACTATGTATGTATGCGAATTAAGTTGTCTGTGTCCATACATGCCTTTTAAGTCCTTACTcttttaagcactttttaacTTTTTGAAAGTGTTACTCAACTTGTTTTTAACCTATCTTTTTCTATATTGGCGTAAAAGCCATATTGCTCTGACCAAGAATATTATATTCTTATCCCTTATAATTTTTCCTAATCTCGAATTACACCTCAATACAAAACTTGAAATTGCAGCCTCTGCTGTCTTTTTCCTCCCGAAATTGCAGCATCTACTTTCTTCATTTTACTCTTTTTCTTTCCCATTCTGCTCTTTGGTTTGCTACCAGAAGGTCGTGTATCTGATATTATCTTTTTCACTTCGCCAAAAGATGTAGCTATTTCGTCTGCTATCTCAAAAGGATTTAAGTCTGCTTCGAATCAGACACAATTTGAGAAAAGTTTTTGCCGTCTGATTATTATATTATCTCTAAATTTGACTCTCAACTagggtgtgcattcgatttatcgattcaaTTTTGCcccttatcgataattacttatcgattatcgatttgtacatatgcttatcgttatcgtttcaataaggtttcgattttttcgatttcgatttatcgattttgaGGCTTATCAATTACACCAATAAAAAAATTTGCGGGATTCCACGGAAAGTATATCGCTATAAACACGCCTAATTAATATGGACAAAAGGAAGCTAAAATAAAACGAACAccatttataacataaaaattgtgtcaacaagcccatgcaacgaaactaaagtaagggatcaaatgtatgTCAGCAACACTCCAACGGTATAAAAAAAGCGACGAATGCAGGTGAAATGGATACGGAGGTGAATGACAGAGAaaaaattgtacctgaagaagtcAATGACAGAGAGGGAAGGTCTCTTGAAATGGATATGGAGGTGAAATCTGCTGATGCTTGAAATTGTAACAAAGGCAcggagagagagagggagaaacGTACTATTGAAGTCGCCAGAGTACGCCGGAGTTCGCCGAAGTTCACTTTCTCTACTGGGTTTGCAGTTCGCGGGAGAGAGGGAGAAAGGTAAAAGCGACGCTGAAGAATGggtagaggaaataatagggttagggacttagggtaaaggaaaatatattatagaataagggtatatttgtctttttagtatatcttatcagtttatcgataaaccgataaccgaagaggacaaaatcgaaatcgataactcgataaggaaaattttgaaatcgaaatcgataaatcgataaaccgataacaaataatcgattcgatttatcgataaaccgattcgaatgcacacccctaatcTGTCAACTGGTTTTCTCCTCTAAAAAGGACCTTTACTTTAGTCTATGTGATTACCGTGTTATCAAGTAACGATTTGTTTGcttctcattttttgttttttactaattttgtttaaaatattaattattattttcgTTTGCTTTCTTCATACGGAAATTGGCTTAATTTCGTTTGCTTTCTTTATACTACTTTTAGTTTTTTAAATTGAAAGtgaattaaaatattaattattatgtatttatattattttgaATAAAATATTATAGAAATAAACTTCTTTATAGGGTTAACAACTTTAAGGATATTTCagtaattttaataaaaatgctTACTAACACTTGTTTACTAATCACTTCAATAGTTTTTTTCCTGACTCCAAtgcttttatccaaacacgtaactgcttatttataaaatCAGCTTCAGCACTTAAAAAGTGTTTTTAAGCACTTGTACTTAAAAGTCACTtcttttaagccaatccaaacgggctctgaATGTGGTATGGGCACATCAAATAAGTTTCATGATGCTGGATGATGCTACAAGAGTACATTTCATATGTAAGTTAAAGCAAAATTTTATTACCTAATTCTAAGCTAAAAGCACAATTTTACGACAGAATGGCCTCAATCTAAGTTAAGTAGAGGTACAATTATTGCTTGTACTCCTCTCAGTCAGCTCTTGTCCTCCCAGAGCTTTTCTTTCTGCTATTTGTCTCTTCGTAGACTTGTAATACATAGCATAGAGCAGTAATTGATTGAGGCCGAGCAACATTCCAATTATAGATGATATCTGGGCAAATAACTGAATTTTAAGAAATGAACAAGAAACAAAGTTGAAGGTGAGAAGGCTGTGGAGCAATAATTACCAGAATGTAAATATCAAACCGGATAAGGGCATATGCAGCCCAGGTGGAGCTACAGAGTAACGAAAAGAAATAAACTAAGGGAAAACTCCTACAAATATTAACTTCTGTGGATTCTTAATAAAGAAACTTTATTATAGCAAAAAGTTATATTTTTCTGTACTACtaatccgaagaagattgatGTTTAGAATACTACTTTACTTGTTGTATGAGAAAAAGTGAGTATAAGGTCATAACAAGTGTGCTTCATGACTTGCTCTTAGCTGACTTAAGATTCATCTTTCCATTGTTTATCtttaaattgaaaaggttaaaaataGTTGTATTTTGGAAAAGCAACTGACATATGATCAACTCATATATCTTTTGGTATATATTGTAGTTCATTTTGATTCATTTCTATGTCAAATTTTGTGAAACAAAGTTTAGAACAGTGGATTAAGTATCATggatttgaaattttttattcttCCTCCCCTTTTAGTAGTTGAATGGCGGATGGATCTTTGGGTCATTCAAGAGCTACTATATTTGTTTTGTCACCGTTGATTATAATTTCTGCTATATATTACATTTGCTCTAGTCAAAACTTTGGCAGTTTTGATGTAGGAGAGAATTTATCACATTCTTTATTTAGGTTAATCTTTTTTATTCTAATAATTGAATGCAGGAAAAAATGGAGGTTGTGGTGGCTGCTGCTAATTCAAACCTATCGGATGAGACAGAAGAAGTCGATGTGAATAGCCTGTACTTTTGTAACTCGGTCGTTTACTTTCTAGAACCATGTTCCCTAcgtacttttactattttataacttgcgaggatgg
Proteins encoded in this region:
- the LOC107819419 gene encoding LOB domain-containing protein 4, whose amino-acid sequence is MKDCGKNSNSPCAGCKLLRRRCGEDCVFAPYFPADEPHKFANVHKVFGASNVSKMLQELPEHKRGDAVSSMVYEANARVRDPVYGCVGAISSLQQQIDMLRTQLAMAQAEVVHLRLRQSAGITNSPTNSGSPSSHIMGSHQPKGYFHMDLDVDQSNNGFNDPMWPC